From the genome of Sphingobacterium sp. UGAL515B_05:
ACAAATTGAGGTATTGGCAAAATAAAAGTACGATGGAATTACAAGAAGCAAAACAACAGTTCATAGACACCTGGGGCGCATTAGGTTCTGAATGGGGGATCAACAAATCTGTTGCTCAGGTTCATGCCCTACTCCTTTCCGCAAGCAATCCCATGTCTACAGATGAGATTATGGAAAAGTTGGTGATTTCCCGCGGGAATGCCAATATGAGTATCCGGCAATTGATCGATTATGGTATTGTCTACAAAAAACATATTGCTGGTGATCGAAAGGAATATTTCGTCGCAGAGAAAGAGGTCTTAAAATGGGCGATGAAAATTGCGGTGATGCGTAAGCAGAAAGAGCTTGACCCCGTTATGGATATTCTAAAGGATATAAGCCGGAATACCGAAAAGGACCAGACAGCAGAAGGCAAAGAGTTCCATAAAACGGTAAAGGACATCCAAAATCTGACGGATCAACTCGAAACAATTGCCAACAAGATTTTCAATACAAGCGGCGGAGATTTATTAATCAAATTGATCAAACTAATGATGTAGCGTCATGAACTTCAATATCCTAGCGTACGCAATCTACGGCCTGCTCACCTGTTATATTATTCTTTGGGTGGGTCGGTTATTCCATAAAAATGGTCGGATTTTCATCCGATCACTTTTTCACCAGGAGGTCAACTTGGCCGATACGACAAATAATTTATTGCTGCTGGGATATTATCTACTCAACATCGGATATGCAATCCTCCAATTTAGTTATTGGCGACAAATTGAATCATTTGATGAAATGATCAGCAGCATTGCCTTTAAAACAGGACGATTACTTTTTGTCCTTGTTGGGTTACATTACTTCAATATGCTCAGTATTTACTTTTTCGCAAAAAGAAAGAATTCATTAACCATTAAACATTAATATCATGGGAAATTTAACAGTTATCGGGTACTTTATCTACTTACCCATTGCAATAGGATTAACCTATTATGTTGCCTACGTGCTTTTTAAAAATAGCATTGTTTACATGAATGATATCTTTGCCGGCAGGCCGGAGGTAGCCCATGCCACGAATAATCTATTTCGCATCGGATTCTACCTCATGAATTTGGGATTTGCACTCTATATACTTGAAATCAGCCTGTACAAGCCGAGCATTCAGGAACTCATTGAGCGTCTGAGTT
Proteins encoded in this window:
- a CDS encoding GbsR/MarR family transcriptional regulator, whose amino-acid sequence is MELQEAKQQFIDTWGALGSEWGINKSVAQVHALLLSASNPMSTDEIMEKLVISRGNANMSIRQLIDYGIVYKKHIAGDRKEYFVAEKEVLKWAMKIAVMRKQKELDPVMDILKDISRNTEKDQTAEGKEFHKTVKDIQNLTDQLETIANKIFNTSGGDLLIKLIKLMM